Proteins encoded within one genomic window of Neoarius graeffei isolate fNeoGra1 chromosome 18, fNeoGra1.pri, whole genome shotgun sequence:
- the gng13a gene encoding guanine nucleotide-binding protein G(I)/G(S)/G(O) subunit gamma-13a isoform X2 — MDELDETQLKDMVESLKQQLELPREKTSVSIPDLAKWIEEKMPEDPFLNPELLKNSPWVESGKCVVV; from the exons ATGGATGAGTTAGACGAGACTCAGCTGAAGGACATGGTGGAAAGTCTGAAACAGCAGCTGGAGTTACCAAGAGAGAAAACGTCTGTGTCGATCCCTGA CCTGGCGAAATGGATCGAGGAGAAAATGCCTGAGGATCCGTTTCTGAATCCCGAGCTGCTAAAAAACAGTCCGTGGGTGGAATCTGGAAAATGTGTGGTTGTCTAG
- the gng13a gene encoding guanine nucleotide-binding protein G(I)/G(S)/G(O) subunit gamma-13a isoform X1 has product MLGEGGCRRRGKTSFTNFLRTEKDFTVMDELDETQLKDMVESLKQQLELPREKTSVSIPDLAKWIEEKMPEDPFLNPELLKNSPWVESGKCVVV; this is encoded by the exons ATGTTGGGGGAGGGGGGATGCAGAAGACGAGGCAAAACCTCATTTACTAACTTCCTCAGAACAGAAAAGGACTTTACAGTG ATGGATGAGTTAGACGAGACTCAGCTGAAGGACATGGTGGAAAGTCTGAAACAGCAGCTGGAGTTACCAAGAGAGAAAACGTCTGTGTCGATCCCTGA CCTGGCGAAATGGATCGAGGAGAAAATGCCTGAGGATCCGTTTCTGAATCCCGAGCTGCTAAAAAACAGTCCGTGGGTGGAATCTGGAAAATGTGTGGTTGTCTAG